A stretch of DNA from Sugiyamaella lignohabitans strain CBS 10342 chromosome B, complete sequence:
CAATAATATTCTGAGGACTGGCAATTGGTGAAACCATGCCACCAATGTTCGAAGCTAAGGCAATACCTAGAATGATAGCCTTAGCAAATCCATCTCCTTCAGGTAGAGTACGAAGTAAAGGCTGAGCCAAAGAGTAGCACAGCACAGGTGCAGCTACATTACTTATCCACATACTTAAGAAAGTAGCAACGAACATGAGCGTCAAAAGAACAACACGAGGGTTGGTACCGGCACGACTAAGAATTGAGGTGGCAAGGATTTTTGCTATTTGGTATTTGCTTAGTGCAGCGGCAAGCGTAAAGCCTCCCAACAGGATCATGATTACAGACGACCACATTTGTGAAAAGATGAACTTGGAAGCCTCAGAAGCAGACATTCTTTCATCAGTCTCTGCGTCAACAGGAATACGCAAACAAACCACAAGAAATGGAATCAGCAGCGAGGTAACAAATAATGGCATTGCCTCAGTAGCCCAGAACAAGGATGCGGCAATAACCACCGCCAAACAGTTGTTTTGTACTTGCACTTCAAGAATGGGGAAAAGTAAAATagcaaaaaataatgaactAATAATCAGAACCTTCAAAGTCGAGGCAGACACAAGACCAGCAGGGACCGACACTCCTAGTATACTAACAAACTCAGCCGCCTCCGGCTTATCATTACGGGTCGCAAAAGTACCCTGAGTCTGTCGTTCAATGCCAATCATGTCCCTCCAAACAGTGTTCCGTTCCCAGACAATGTGTTCCCGCAATTGAAGTTTCAATTGTTGCCCGGCAGTCTTGACGTCATTATTAGTTGCAAGTCGTGCATAAAGAGAGACCGCTTCAGCGATTCTACTATCCAGGGCTTCGGTCGTGGCCTGGCTAAAGGCATAACTCTTGCCAAGAACTTCTTCCATATAAGTAGACATAAGCTCACAATGGAGAGTCTTGTCGAATTTCTTTAGGGCCTTTCTAAAACCGGTTCGGTTTAGATCAATGTATGATTTTAGTTCACTTAGAGAAACATAGACTGCActtgttcttttctttaaagTGATGAGATGATCTGATAACAGATACATATCACGAATATCGACGGCACTACCTCGACGAGGTCGCGAGTTGGCGGAAACACCAACGGATGCGCTTCGAGACCGTCTTCGTCTGGCATAATAGGGCCGAGGGTCGGATTCTTCTAAATGAACATGATCCTCATCAATACTAGTGTCAGCATCTTGGTGACCTGATCCAGTAGGTGCTAATAGGCTGGGATATGCCTTGGAACCAGGATCAGAACCGCCATCATCCTCTTGGTCAAGCGATTCTCCGGAAGATCCGCTTCCTCTGCGGCCCGAGCTTTGACTGTATCCTCTACCACTGGAGCTAGCCTGAGAAGTGCTTCGAACAGGAAATAGATACTTTTGATCATCTTGCACGAcgccatcagcagctgtgAATACATGCTCATCTGCTAGCCTTTGCTCATACTTGATAGCATCGGCTAAGACATAATCCAGGTCATCGAAAATCTTCGACTCAGTCTCCGTATAGAACAGATCAATTTTTTCTAGTTCTATATCAAGAACTCTTCGAAATGCAGCTTCAGGATCATGTTCAATCAAGACTGCTGACTCGGCATCGCGTCCAGAAGCCTCTACAGCTTCTTTCTCAAGCTGATAAGTCAGTTTCTTGAGTGCTCCATAGTCGATATATTTAGAGATCCACTCAGGGACAGCATTGAACTGAAGGGAGTGATTGAACTTCATGCCTTCTGAATAGTGAACTCGAGATTCGCGAAAAGTTGACGACCGCGGGTGATCTAAAGGTTGTAGTTCAAATTGTTCAAACTGTGAAACAACTGTAGATGACGACAAAGCAGAGTGTACAACTCTCGAGGTTGTATTTACTGGCGATGATATGATGAAAGAGGGAGCCACTCTAGGCAAGTAGGCAtgcaacaaaaaacaaaatcaatcccaagagaaaaaaaaaatacaattaATGAAGAAAAGTACAAGACAAAAAATTCCACCGGAATATTCAATATAGCCTTGCAGATGAGATGGAAAGGCGTAGGTTTAGCTGTACAGAAGACACTCTTGATTGGTGATGTACAGTGCAGTGTTGCCAATTAAAGACGGGCTCGATGCAAAAGTCAAGCAGTGGTAAGCAGCAGCCGGCAGtatatcagcagcaccaccggcGTCTATATACGTAGTGGGATACAGGTGTCTGGGTGGGAGGTGGTTGTAAATATCCCAATTCGATCAACGCAGTCTCGGAATCTCTTTGGCCAAATTTACTTAAAAGGATCTTCCTGTGTAGGATGATTTGGTTCAATTATCTCACGATATGAAGTAACGTGACTATCTTATCGCTGTTAAAGCTTGTTAGCAGCTTATCTTGGGAATATCAGTGGAAGATTAGTCTCGACGATCCAGGCTCCACAGGGGCACGGCGAGGCATAGACTGCATCACACATGAACAACGCGTGTTTTCACGCAGCGGCTAATTAATTCACCTACGGGTCTGCGTACTAGCTAAGAAAATAATCCAACCAGCACTTGCCAAGGAGCttggggctccgccctTAACCTCGCAGGTGCTTCTTACAGAACcttttttctattttccAAAATCCCCAAGTGAGCTACGACTTGCTCTGCGTTTCTAACGAGAAGTAAATACGCGACCCGACTGATGTACCTGTCGGATGAGTTAACCAGACTGAAATAAAAGCAGGCTCTAGAATGGAATAATTAAAGCATTTACTTAGAACTCTCGGCGTACTGCCCGTTGCCAACTAAGGTTGGCAGGAACTACACGTGAAAAAGTGATAACTGCAAATACGCCGAGAGCTGGTGA
This window harbors:
- the PHO91 gene encoding Pho91p (Low-affinity vacuolar phosphate transporter; exports phosphate from the vacuolar lumen to the cytosol; regulates phosphate and polyphosphate metabolism; acts upstream of Pho81p in regulation of the PHO pathway; deletion of pho84, pho87, pho89, pho90, and pho91 causes synthetic lethality; transcription independent of Pi and Pho4p activity; overexpression results in vigorous growth; GO_component: GO:0000329 - fungal-type vacuole membrane [Evidence IDA] [PMID 17804816]; GO_component: GO:0016021 - integral component of membrane [Evidence IEA]; GO_component: GO:0016021 - integral component of membrane [Evidence ISM] [PMID 12192589]; GO_component: GO:0016020 - membrane [Evidence IEA,IEA]; GO_component: GO:0005774 - vacuolar membrane [Evidence IEA]; GO_component: GO:0005773 - vacuole [Evidence IEA]; GO_function: GO:0015169 - glycerol-3-phosphate transmembrane transporter activity [Evidence IGI,IMP] [PMID 20133652]; GO_function: GO:0005315 - inorganic phosphate transmembrane transporter activity [Evidence IGI] [PMID 11779791]; GO_function: GO:0005315 - inorganic phosphate transmembrane transporter activity [Evidence IMP] [PMID 12581367]; GO_function: GO:0005215 - transporter activity [Evidence IEA]; GO_process: GO:0015794 - glycerol-3-phosphate transport [Evidence IGI,IMP] [PMID 20133652]; GO_process: GO:0006817 - phosphate ion transport [Evidence IEA]; GO_process: GO:0006817 - phosphate ion transport [Evidence IGI] [PMID 11779791]; GO_process: GO:0006797 - polyphosphate metabolic process [Evidence IMP] [PMID 17804816]; GO_process: GO:2000185 - regulation of phosphate transmembrane transport [Evidence IGI] [PMID 12821119]; GO_process: GO:0006814 - sodium ion transport [Evidence IEA]; GO_process: GO:0055085 - transmembrane transport [Evidence IEA]; GO_process: GO:0006810 - transport [Evidence IEA]) gives rise to the protein MKFNHSLQFNAVPEWISKYIDYGALKKLTYQLEKEAVEASGRDAESAVLIEHDPEAAFRRVLDIELEKIDLFYTETESKIFDDLDYVLADAIKYEQRLADEHVFTAADGVVQDDQKYLFPVRSTSQASSSGRGYSQSSGRRGSGSSGESLDQEDDGGSDPGSKAYPSLLAPTGSGHQDADTSIDEDHVHLEESDPRPYYARRRRSRSASVGVSANSRPRRGSAVDIRDMYLLSDHLITLKKRTSAVYVSLSELKSYIDLNRTGFRKALKKFDKTLHCELMSTYMEEVLGKSYAFSQATTEALDSRIAEAVSLYARLATNNDVKTAGQQLKLQLREHIVWERNTVWRDMIGIERQTQGTFATRNDKPEAAEFVSILGVSVPAGLVSASTLKVLIISSLFFAILLFPILEVQVQNNCLAVVIAASLFWATEAMPLFVTSLLIPFLVVCLRIPVDAETDERMSASEASKFIFSQMWSSVIMILLGGFTLAAALSKYQIAKILATSILSRAGTNPRVVLLTLMFVATFLSMWISNVAAPVLCYSLAQPLLRTLPEGDGFAKAIILGIALASNIGGMVSPIASPQNIIALENMDPAPSWVQWFTIAIPVSAVGLLLIWLFLIFTFPTGKGASAIPHVRASDDRFTFVHYYICVVSVGTIVLWCFSHQLEPYVGEMGVLALVPVVLLFGPGLLSSADFNNFLWTIIALAMGGIALGKAVSSSGLLAAIALQIEALVRGMSLFNVMLVFGFMILTVATFVSHTVAALIVLPLVKSIGEQMPDPHPRLLVMASALLCSAAMGLPTSGFPNVTAICMTDELGKPYLTVGSFISRGVPSSILVYLVIASLGYVLMSIVGF